ATTACATATGCAGCCTGTTTTTTTGAGATTTTTATAATTATGTTTTTTGCTTATAGAGCTAAACTTTTGGATCTCAAACTTATACCTTATTTTTGTGCTATCTCTCTGGGGTCAATATTTTTGTTAAATTTCTTTATCGGAGATAAAATCACTCCACTTCTAATGAGAGAGATGAAGCAGATTTCTTCCGGAGACATAAAAACTCTTACCACAAAAAGAGATGAAATCTGGCTTGCTGCTCTCTATTATATTAAACAGAAGCCCTTTTTCGGATGGGGAGTAAATAAATTCGCAGCTGTGCACAAAGAGTTTTTAGAAGCTTTTGCGGACACACTCAAACTTACTTCTAAAAGAGTGTTTGTGCATGTTCATAACCTTTATTTGATGATAGCTTTTGAAGTCGGCATTCCGGGGATGCTGATATTTTTAACAGCAATGCTTTTGCCAATTTGGGATTCGTTTAAGAGGCTGTTTTTCTCTGCAAACAAGGGAGATGTTTGGGTCATAGCTTTTTTCTCTATGTTTTTGGGACAGCTTATCTACTCCTTAGCAGGTGAGATGATTCATCACATGAGAGCTGATGTTGCTGTTCTTCTATGGGTTTGTTGGGGGATATTTTCAGTTTATGACAAGAATGAAAAAACACAAACTTTAGCATAAAACGAATGTTATTTGTTCAGATAAAAATAAGCCGAGGCGATTGCCTCGGCTTATTTTGTCTCTTTTTTTATAAATTTATTCTCCGCAAACGTTTTTTAAAATCCCGATACCGTCTATTTCTATCTCTACGATATCCCCCACTTTAATAGCTCCAATTCCAGAGGGAGTTCCTGTTGAAATAACAGCTCCCTGTTCAAGAGTTGCAAAACGGCTTATATAGGAA
The window above is part of the Synergistaceae bacterium genome. Proteins encoded here:
- a CDS encoding O-antigen ligase family protein, with protein sequence MPLEMLAGAWLVSLLINDDKRRDIFVKTFFYINMIAGLWIVAEQIGIAKFPSPTFSNHNMLGPYLYLAIPFNFIYIIQQKMHSFLRALYIVINIIFVIFSFSSITYAACFFEIFIIMFFAYRAKLLDLKLIPYFCAISLGSIFLLNFFIGDKITPLLMREMKQISSGDIKTLTTKRDEIWLAALYYIKQKPFFGWGVNKFAAVHKEFLEAFADTLKLTSKRVFVHVHNLYLMIAFEVGIPGMLIFLTAMLLPIWDSFKRLFFSANKGDVWVIAFFSMFLGQLIYSLAGEMIHHMRADVAVLLWVCWGIFSVYDKNEKTQTLA